A segment of the Capricornis sumatraensis isolate serow.1 chromosome 8, serow.2, whole genome shotgun sequence genome:
CCCCAGCCCATCTGAATGGGGCAGAGCCGCAGCCCCCATTTCCGGGGTGAGCTTGGGGGAACAGCTGGATTCTGGAAGCTCTGATGGGAGGCTTGGCCTTGACCGGCAGGGCCAGCAGCAGACAGCCCGAATCTTCAAAGCTTCTCTGCTCAAAGCTGCTGGACTCCGCCAGCTTCTGAGGCCCTAGTCAGAAGGGCCTTCTGGGTCCCTTCATGTCCCCCAGACTTCCTTCCATAACCCATTTTCAAATCCAGTTATTCATTCCACAAAACAGACAAAGCATCCTTGCCCTCCTGGAGCTGGCATTCTAGGCAGCTGtggagggaggaaaagaaggcGTGGGGGATGGAGCCAAGGGTTTTCTCTTACCTGTAAGGAGTCTGGGACAATCTAGGGAAGACAGGGCACTTGAAAATGGAAGGAAGTGAGGGGCCAGCCTAAGGATGTCTTGAGGAAAAGGCAGTGGGGCAGCAAGTGTAAAGGCCGCGCGGCGGCTCGGCCTGCTGGTAACAAGACACCGCAGAGCAGGAAGCTGACCAACAACAGAagtgtatttctcacagttctggaggctgggatgtccaaggtcaaggtggcAGTCAATTCGGTATCTGATGAGGACCCTCTTGGTGCAGATGGCTGTCTTCCAGCCGTGTCCTCACAGGGCAGGAGGGAGCTCTAAGgcctcttcttcagttcagttcagttcaggcactcagtcgtgtccaactctttgagaccccatggactgcagcacgccaggagttcactcagaatctcTTCTGCATAAAGGCACTAACCCTACTCTTAACTGCTCTCGACCTATGTGCCAAAGGCCCCCCTACAAACACCATCACAGTGGGGGTCAGAAGTCAACCGATGGATGTCGGGGGGACACACTGAGTCCATACTAGGGAGCCGGCTTGGGACGGTGCAGAAGCAGCAGGGAAGCCAGGTAGCaggtgttgggggggggggggggcctgggCGGCTCTCCTGCCGGTAAAGTGGGCTCCGCTGCAGGCTTTGAGCAGACCCTAACTATTCTCAGAGTGGCTGCGGCTCTGCTCGCAAGAGCTGTGGGGCCACAGCAGGCCTGCCCCGACCCAGGAGGGTGGCCTGGTCTGAGAGGAGGCAGTGCCTGTGGATGGGGAGAGCCGGGAAGGGGGCCTGGTGGGGGCCCTGGGAGtggggatggaggggcctgggtgGGGGATGGTGAGGTCACCATTGCTTGTGCTGGGGAAGAGTAGGAAAGCCAGGTTTCAGGCCACAGGCTAAATCTGACTGTCTGGTTGGGCCAGTGGTCCCAGCACAGTCATTTGGGTCAGGCCGGGGTTAGAGAGACAAGGTCCAGACAGGCCCAGGAAGCTCAGGAGCTTCCAGAAGGCAGGGGGGCACATGCGGAAGATGGAGACTGAAGGCGGGGTGCAGAGCCAGCCAGTGGGGCGGGGACAAAGGCAGGCGGGGCTCCAGAGGAGAGCCCCGGCCCCACCTCTCCTGGGGGAGGGCGctcagggagagaggaaggaaccgGCCGCCGGAGAGGGGGGCCGGCGAAAGCCCTGTCAGAGCCACGCTGGAGAAGCCTCGGGGCACGGCTGGAGCTGGGCCTCCCTCCGCTCGGCCTCGCAGGCCGGGCCGCCAGACGCGCCCGGCTCGCCCTTCGCCCCCTCCTCGCGCACGCCCGGGGGCGGGGACGCGCGTCTGGCCCGCCCCGCGCGGCCCTGGGCCGGGGACCGCGGGGCCTTCCGGTGGCACGGCCGCCGCTGGCTGCTTCCCCTGCGCCTGAGCGGCAGCGCCCGCTGGAGCCGAGGGACGCGGCAGGGCTGCGGACCCAGAGACGGGGCCTCTGGCCCGCCTGCCCGTCCCCTTCCCCAGCTGCTGGCCACACCCCGCCCTGTACCGACTGGCCTCCAGGAGGGTGAGGCCCGCGGGCTGAGGCTCCGCCCTTCCTGCCAGCAGGACCGGTTCGTGGGGGCGCGGCCCTGAGGTGGGAGCTGGGGCCTCCGTTGGGTCCCTGGATcaatggtggggggtggggtgagcaTCTTCTGGGGGAGGGTGTTTCCTGGGGCGGCCTGAGAAAATCGGGGCCACCCAGGTGGGCACACGCCCCTCCCGCCACCTCTGGGGCCATCAGTCAAGTTCCAAGGAGAGCTTTGGGAGTTGCAGAAGACAGAGGCCCAGCCCACTGTGGGGCCCCTGCCCCCCGCTTTTGCAGGCCCCTCCGCGGAGTCACCTTCCATGGAGGATGCTGGCAAGGACGCCACCAGGTTCACTGCCCATTCTCTGCCCAGTGACCCCCGGCTCTTGGCCACCGTGACCAACTCATACTTGGGCACACGCGTGTATCATGAGACACTGCATGTGAGCGGTGTGTACAATGGGGCTTTGGGGGATACCCACCGGGCCATTCTGCCCAGCCCCCTCAATGTCCAGCTGGAGGCCCCTGCAGGGACGGAAGAGCAGCTAACCAAGACCTACACTCTGGACACCAACACAGGTAGCCCCTGGctgccctccacccacccccaccccccgccattgTTCCCGGGGAGCAGAAGGCCAGACAGAGGCCCCATCCCAGCACCTCCTCACTCAGGATGCCAGCATCCTGCAAAAGGAGGCTCTGAGAGGCCTTTGTGAGGCTTCCAGCCAGCGGGCCTCCCAAACGAGCAGGAGCCCGGCGGCCCCCATGTAGCTGTTGCTTCCCTAACAGGACAGCTGGGGCTTGGAGGGGGCTCCCTCACTGAAGGGAGAGGGGGACTTCATTCCCAGCCCACAGAGGCCGGCGGTTTGGAACTGTCCTCGGTGGCCCCAGGCGGTTGTGAGAATTGCCCCGTCTTCCTCTCCACCCTTTCCCAGGCTCCTTCCTGCACACCCTGGAGGGCCCCAGCTTCCGCGCCTCCCAGCGAATCTATGCCCACCGCACACTGCCTCATGTCCTGGCCTTCAGTGTGTCCATCACCCGCCTGGCCAAGGGGAGCTGGCCCGTCACAGTGCGGCTGCAGTCAGCCTTTTCCCCAGAAAGTCCGGACCTGGACCTGCATCTGGGTCCTGACTTCCAGGGAGCCCggtgaggaggggcagggggccggcTGGGTGGCCAGAGGAGAGGCTGGTCCCTGAGACACAGCTGCCCTCCTGCAGGTACCTGTGCGGCCGCACGCTCAGCCCCGAGCAGCCTGGGGGTGCGCGGCAGGAGGTGCACCTGCTGTGGACGCCGGTGCCCCCAGCCTTGACCCTCGGAGAAGGGCAGGAGGACGCGACGTGGGAGTTCCTGACGGTGGTGGGTGGCAGCCAGGCTGAGGCCCAGGCCTGCCTCACGGAGGCCCTGCAGCTGCAGGCCAGGCACGCGCTCTACACGGCCCACGCCCAGGCCTGGGCCCAGCTCTGGGCGGACTGTGGCCTGGATGTAGAAGGGCCGCTCGCCCTGCGCCAGGCCCTGCGTGGCGCCCTCTACTACCTGCTCAGCGCCCTGCCCCAGCCCGGGGCCCCAGCACGCGACTGCCACGGCCTCAGCCCTGGGGGCCTCTCCAACGGGAGCCGTGGGGAGTGCTACTGGGGCCACGTCTTCTGGGACCAGGTGCGCCGCCCCGTCCGCGCTGCGGGCCTCTGCCCGGGGAGGGGGCTGCGGCTAGGGAGGCCTGCTGGGGCAGCAGAGGCGCAGAAGGAGGAGGGGTCAGACCAGAAGGTGCAGAGGCCCAGAGCTGCGCAGCTGCAGGACACCTGGCCGGGGCGAGGGGTGCTCCCCTCTGGGGAAGCAGTCACTGTAGAGAGACCAAGGCAGCCACGGAGACTCTACCTGAGGAAGGGCACGGCCAGCAGTGTGCTCTGGAAAGAGCCCTGGGCTGCTgaggggagggggggcggagGAAGGTGAGGCAGCCAGGACCAGGTGACCGCGGAGCCCTCCGTCCGCTCCCAACACCCAGACTCTGGCCTGAGCCCCGCCAGACGCAGTGCCTTTGGGGGATGCGGCGGTGGGATTGGCAGGACAGACCCAGGGGCgcgctgggggagggggctgctgTGGCCGCGGCGAGAGACCAGGGGCTCTGCCGCGGCTCCAGGACCTCTGGGTGCTCCCCGGGCTGCTGCTGCTCCACCCCGAGGCCTCCAAGGCTCTCCTGCAGTACCGCATCCGGACGCTCGGCGGGGCCCTGGACAACGCCCGCAGCCTGGGCTACCAGGTAAGGGGCCCCCAAAGGGCCTGAGGCCCCACACCCCTCTCAggccctcacccctcaccccaggcCCCCTCTGTGGGTGGGACCCGGACTTCCTGGATTCCTCCCCCAGCCTGTACTGCGCCAGTGGGAACAACAGTCGGAAGGGCCCTGCAGGGCTCCCCTTGCTGCCCTGCCCCAGGGCAGGGACACAGCAGATGCCGGGCGGAAGCAAGCTGGCCCACAGCGGGGACACCGTGGGCACTCCGAGCCTGCAGGGCCCCACAGCAGCCCCCGCCTCTGTCTGCCCTCCATGGCTGAAGGCTGGCAGCGAGGGGAAAGGGGCGGGCTACCCCTGGCCCCCAGGAACGCAGTCGTCTGCTCCATCCCGCAACCCCCAGGGAGCCAAGTTTGCCTGGGAGAGCGCGGTCTCTGGCCTGGAGGTCTGCCCTGAAGCCATCTACGGGACCCAGGAGATCCACGTCAACGGGGCCGTGGTGCTGGCCTTCCAGCTGTACTACCACGCCACCCAGGTGAGGGGCCGCTGTGCCCCCCAGGGCCACCCTCCATGCCGCATGACTGCCTGTCTGGGTCTAGTCCTGTGGAGCATCTCGGAGCCAGGCCTTCATTGCTGGGCGCGCAGAAGGCCGGGCCTTGGCGAGAAACGCAGTCAGCGATGGGAGCTAGAATCACAGGCCTCTGACATGCCCCCTCCCCTCAGGACTTGGCGCTCTTCCGAGAGGCCGGCGGCTGGGATGTGGTCAGGGCTGTGGCTGAGTTTTGGTGCAGCCGTGTAGAGTGGAGCCCTGAGGAGGAGAAGTACCACCTGAAGGGTGAGAGCGTGGCCGTCGCGGGAGTGTGGGTGACGGGCAAGGGACGTGGAGCCTGGACAGTCACAAGTGGACAGGCAGGCAGACGCGTGTGACCGCCAGCCCCACAGTGGCGACTGGGCCGGGGCAGGTGCCTAAGCCCCTCCGTGAAGTACCATCTTGCCCTTCTATGCCCAGGAGTCATGCCCCCTGATGAGTACCACCCAGGGGTCAACAATTCTGTGTACACCAACGTCTTGGTCCAGAACAGGTCAGACCCCACCCCGCCTCCACCGCAAAGGGGAAGGAGTGTGGcggctgccccctccccctgcctcacCTCTGCCCCCTCACCCTGTTCCCTTCCCCCActgcccctgccccgcccctcccccacctcccctgccccgcccctcccccacctcccctgcccctcacccctcacccccgcccctcccccctcacccccgcccctcccccctcacccctgcccccttttcctccccctcccccctcacccctgcccctgcccctcacccctgccccctttcccttccccacccctgcccctgcccctccccctcccctgcccctccccctcccctgcccctccccctcccccacccctgcccctccccctcagccctgccccctgcccctcccccctcccctgcccctcccccctcacccctgccccctcccccttccccccacccctgcccctccccccccacccctgcccctgccccttcccccacctccccctgccTCACCCCTGCCCTGCCACCTCTGCTCCTAGCCTGCGCTTTGCTGCTGCCCTGGCCCAGGACCTGGGGCATCCTGTCCCCAACCAGTGGCTGGTGGTGGCTGATAAGATCAAGGTGCCCTTTGACCCGAAACTGAACTTTCACCCTGAGTTTGATGGGTACCAGCCTGGTGAGTGGACTCGCAGCTCCTTCAAGGCTCTTCTCTCCTCCCAGAGGACCTTGTGTCCACCCTGGACGCCCCCTTCCTAACAGAGCagtccctgccccgcccccaccccttcaGCAGCGCCTTGCCCTCCCCCCCAGGAGAGGAAGTGAAGCAGGCAGACGTTGTGCTCCTGGGGTACCCTGTCCCCTTCCCCCTGAGTCCCCACGTTCGCAGGCAAAACCTGGAGATTTATGAGGCGGTGACGTCCCCCCACGGCCCCGCCATGACCTGGGTAAGGAGAATGTGGGGCGTGGGGTGGTGGTCCTCACAGCACCTTGGCATTGTCCCGCTGGCCTCAGTATCCCCTCCCCCTGCTGTGGGCCTCATGCCAGCATGTCCTCTGACCCCAGAGCATGTTTGCGGTGGGCTGGATGGAGCTGAAGGACCCAGGGCGGGCACGGGCCCTCCTGGAGAGGAGCTTCGCCAACGTCACGGAGCCCTTCAAGGTCAGCTTGGCCCCAGCCCGGACCTCCATGCTCATCacgcccagccctgccctgaccGCCTTGCTCCCCTGCAGGTGTGGACGGAGAATGCGGACGGGTCAGGTGCTGTGAACTTCCTGACAGGCATGGGGGGCTTCCTGCAGGCGGTGCTCTTTGGGGTCACGGGGTTCAGGTGAGTGCAGCGGCAGCAGAGGGCGGTCGcctgctgccccctgcccccctcacAGAGCCTTCCCTTCCCCCAAGGATCACCAGGGCCGGTCTGGCTTTCGACCCCATGTGTCCAGTGGGGGTCTCTGGAGTGTgcgtctctggcatctcctacCAGGGGAGCAGGCTTGACTTCTCCCTCTCTGCGGGCCTCGTGACAGTTGAGGTCACAGCCCAGGCAGGGACCTGGGCCCCCTCTCTGGAAGCCGAGCTGTGGCCGTCACGGACTCGGCTCCCCCTGCCTCCAGGTAGGCGCCCCCCCAGACCCCACCCAAGGCGGCCCCAGTGTGTGCCTCGCCCCACAACGCCCCTCTCCCTGCAGGACGCAGAGTGTGCTTTCCCTGCTCAGCAGGCCGGATACAAAGGTCAGGCCTGTAGGCCGCACGGGCCGCACGCGCTGCCCCACGAGCTTCCTGGGAGGCTTTCTGAAGACGTTGAACAGCTGCCCCGAGCCCACAGGCCCCGCTCTGGGACACCCATGGGCCCTGAAGCTCCATgagcccctccccaggccccctccCTGCAGATGGCCGGGGCTGCCCCCCGCCGGCCACGCCCCCCACTGGTGCCGCCGAGTGGCTGTACCCGCCCCTTCTCAATGCCCTCCTggacccccacccacctccatgTGGCAGCCAGGCTCCCTGTGGCCTGAGTTCAAGCCTCTGCCTCTAGCCGAGCCCCCAGTGACCCCCGTGGACAGGCCACTTCCCTGCTGCTCAGCcctgtctgctctcagccccCTCGTGCCCTTCCCATGGGGCCAGTTCTGCAGAGAAGCCTAAGGCAGGTGTGGGCCTCGCTGGGGAGGACCACAGGGTGCGGGGCGTGGGCAGGACTTAGGACCTGGGCTGCAGCTTCACCACAAAGGACTGTGCGTCACGCGCCCGAGCCCGGGCGCTCCTGGATTGCCTGGGGGCCCGGCACCCTCAGTCCTTGGCTTGTCTTGCCTCTGGGCCACTTCGGTCACCTCTGATGGTCTCTGTCACGTGCCTTCCTCGAGGAAGGTGGGGGTGTGGGGTGCGGAGCAGGGCCCTGCTCTCCCAGCCGACCAGCCGGGAGGACGGGGCACGCGGCCTCAGCCGAGGCTCCACCTGCTGTCTGCTCCAGGCCTGAGCCCCACAGCTGGCACAGCTGACTTGGGCTCTCAGGTCTTCCAGGGTGGGACGGCGTCTGCTGGGGAAGTAAAGCTCGGTCGGTGCCAGGCAAGCTGTGTCTGTGCTGAGGAGCCGACGGGCACCCTCCTGAAAGGGAGGCTCTTGTCAACGGTCAGGCTTCCGTTCCCTTGCTCATGTGGAGCAAGTGAGTGAGGCCCATCACGTCTgcacctgcctccctccccaccccaccaccgcCCACCGCCGCCTTCATCTGGCAAACTGCTGCTCTCCGTTCTCAGTGGAGAGTTAGCCCAAGTTCCCCCAAAAGCAGATAGCAGCAGGTGAACTGTGATAGACCAAAGTCcctgaggaagagaagagagggatCGCGGAGGAGCTGGGGTCACCAGGGCCTGCCTGCGTGCGGCTGCGGGCAGCGTGGCCGAGCTACAGACCAGCTTCCTGAGTGCGCGTGGCCTCAGAATGGAATCAGCGCTTGATGGGGCTCCCCCGGGTGCCCGCAGGCTCTCATTCAGCCGCTGGCAGTGCAGCAGAGGCCCAGGAGGTCTGCCGGAGCCAAGCATTTAGGCCACGATGGTCCCCATGAAGCAGACACTTGCCTCTGCGGCCCTGGAGCCAGATGTGGGCGCAGGCGTTAGGTGGGGCTGGCAGGCGGCGCTGTGTCCACAGGACTGACATCACCTGACGTTTCCCCAGGCGTCTGTGCcgcgcgtgcgtgcgtgtgtgtgcacccGCCTGTGCAGGGGAAGGGGCAACCCTCTGAGGGGCCTTAACAGGGCGGCAACGCGCGCGTGCTGCCTGGCTGACCCAGTCCGTGGCGGCCGCTGGATCAGGTCCCTTCCTGGGGCACGAAGCACTGCCGGTGCCCTCAGCTGTGCCTGGCTTAATGGCACGCTCTCTGTCCTCACACCTGGGTGTGGGCTGGACACGCTGCTCCCCTCACCACATGTGGGCACCAGCAGACCACCCCCTGCTTGGAGACCTGTATTCAGCTGCACACAGGCTcagcccagctcccagcctctgTGTCCAGCAATGGGTTGTTCCCTTCCCAGGTCAGACCTGCAGCTTAGTGTTGAAACACTGCCTCCATGCTAGTCTGAGCACTGGCCTTGTCCTTGGTCCCGTCCAGGACCAGCGCCCAGGAAGGGGCAGAACTCCTCCGCCCCAGGTCCCTCCAGCACAACCTCTGTCTCGGGCTGGCTCCGAGCAGCACACACTCGGCAGGGGCCTGGGGCACCGCTGGCCTGCAGCTGGGACCCATCGCTGCTGGCATGTGATGGAGACAGCTGGGCCAGCTGTGGGCTGTCACAGGAGGGGGGCCACTCCAGGGGCTCCAGGTAGAGCAGCTCCACAGagacctccacccccagcccaggccgGGTGGGAAGGGACTATGGGTGGGGTGCTCAAAGCCCTGAGCCGCCCTGTGGTTAAGGCCCCTGCAATCAGCCTGCCCTGTCATTGGCCTGGCCACAGCAAGGCCCCAAGGGCCTCGCCCCCAGCCACACAGAGTGTGCGTACGTGTTTAGCAACCCCTTCTCTGGATCTGGTAGGGGACTGCATAGGAAGGTAGAATGATACGAGAACAGGCACGTGTGCCAGAGACACTTACAAATGTCCACACCCCAAGTGTCCCTCTCTGTACAGTTGTGCGTGTGGGGGGTGctcctgtgcatgtgtgtgtgatgggCGTGTGCACAGATGGTGGTGTGACCGTGCCTATTTGCTTGTGTGTCTCTCTCCAGCCCCCCCGATCCAGGAGGGAGGGAGCCCACTGCTGGGACGGAGATCAATCAGAATTAAAGGAGTGTGAGGTCAGGAGGACAGCGTGACAAAGACAAGGGCAGCACAGGCCCAGCCACGGGCAGGAACATGCAGGGCAAGGGCGGATCTCACTGGCCAGGGACTCCCCTTaacacgcgtgcacacacgctGACTCGAGGATGGGCACACACGTGGACTCAGAGACTCACCACACGTGTTCTGGAAGAGAGGCCACTAAACCACAGCGTGGCAGAGATCAAAAGCCCAAGTTCCCCAACTTCATTCTAAAATACTCAGGCGCCTCCGCCCAGAAGCCACAGGCTGCCTGGTGCCTGCACAAAGGGGACAGTCAGGGCACGGCCAAGCCAGCGGGACAGAGGGCCCCCGCGGATGCTGAGGGCGGTCCAGGGGCACTGGGCTGCGGTGGTCCCTAGGGTAGCTCCCCTCAGGAAGacgccctccccagccccagccaggaACAGTCCCAGAAGGCACTTTGTGGAACCAGGTCCTTTTAATTGAACAGCCGAGCCTGGTGAGTGGAGAAGGAGGAGCTGGCCTGAGGGCCGGGGCTTAGGGAACTGGGGGCATCGAGCTGAGGGGAAGCCCCTGAGGCCCGAGCGGAAGACCTTCAGAGTCAGTGTTAGGTGCCCGGgctagggtgggggtgggcctCAGCCCTGTAGACGGTCAGGGCTCCAGGGGGCTGGGGTAGAGCCCTGGGGTTGGGGTCCCTGGTCAGGACAGGGACAGGGCCCGGCCTGTCAGTCATAGTCGGCGTCATCGAACTTGGTGCTGAAGAAGGCGGCGGAGCCCTTGGCCAGCCGAGACAGGTGCAGGGCGCCGGTCACCACCAGCACCAGGAGCAGGAGCGGTGGCACCAGCGCCCACATCGTGGCCAGGATGTTGTAGCACTTGGCCTTGGAGCCGAGACGCCGGGCTGCCTCCAGATCTCCGGCCACCTTCTGGTCTCGGGCCTGcggagcagcagcagagccagggctCCACAGGTTTGCGGGCACTGAGggccccgccacccccaccccaggcagccCCTGGGTCCGCACCTTGAGGGGCCCATGCTGGACCCAAAACCTGGCTGGAGGGGAGAGGCCTGAGGGGGTGCTGTCTGGCTGGACCCACTCCCTTCACTGCCCCCAGATGGACACATGGGCCTGACCTTCCCTGGGGGGTCTTGGGTGGTAAAGGGTTCAGCCCAAGGTGGGGCTGAAGGGAGCCTCTGCACCCTCCCACTCCAGTCAGTGGACTCAGTGGCCATCCCAAGCCAGTCCTTCCAGGACTCCCAAGGGTAGGAGTCCTCAGTGGTGCTGGGAGGCCGCCACCGCAGGAGCTGAAGCTAGGGAGCTATGCTAACGTGTGAAAAGCCCCATTTGAAAGAAGGGGCTCCCCTGGGATAGGCCCGATCTACCCTGGGTCCTTTGGGACAGACTAGACCCCCCCCCTTTCATTTTTCTGAACAGCAGTCAGAAGCCCTCGTGGGAGGCAGGCCTCTCCCCACAGTCAGGCTGAGCACAGCCCGCAGAGTCCTCCTGCACCCCGGCTTAATAAGCAGCCCCCACGAAATGCCCCTGGGCCCCCACGAAGCACCCCAGGCCCACCTTGATGGAGTAGGCCAGCGCCAGGAAGCCGAGGCAGCACAGGTTCAGGTAGAGGGTGCTGAACACCGACCAGATCAAGTGGTCTCGAGGTGGGGGTCGCGGCGCCCCCAGCGCCAGGGCCGTGTGGGCGCTGCCGTCGGCCCTGCGGGGCGTCGGGGCCCCGGGGTCCTCGCGGGGGTACGACGTGTCCATGGGTTCCAGCGCCGTCTCCTCGCGCGGACTCCTGCTTCGAGGGTGGGCGCCCCGCCGCTTAtagcccccgccgccgcccggctGACCGGCCCGCCGCTAAATATAACGACAAATGACAGCCGGCCGAGCGCCGCCCCGCCCGCCGCGCCCGCGAGCCCACCGCCCGCCCGCAGGGAGCCCCGCCCCTCAGAGGGCTCCCCCCTCGCCGGGAAACGCTACCCCGCCGGCTGCCGGGCGCTGGGGCGCCGCCGGAGCGCCTCCTACGCTGGGGTCCAGCTGGGAGGCCCCCATCCAAGGCGGCCGGCCCAGGCACGCGGTGGCTGCGGTCTGCCCGCCAGAGCCCCCTCCCCCGCGGACAAAAGCGCGGGGCGGCGCCGGGTCAGGGCCGCTGGGGCTGGGTGCCGCCTTGGCTTCTGCTGTCCTCGGCAACGCCCAGATCACCGTCTGATCACCCGTGTCCAGCCTTACGGATATGACAGTCCCCGTGAGTGCCGGTGGGAGGAAGGAGGCCACGTCCAGGTGGAACTGGACAGTGCCAAGGAGAAAACGGAGTGTGGAGAGAGAAAGCTGGGGGTGCACGTGTTGGGGGGCGGGCTGTGCCCGGGCCCTACTCTTGGAGGCTGCAGGGAgccctcctcccccttggcagGCAGCTGCCGCTCAGGCTGGTTGCTTCTTCCTCCCCAGTCCAGAGCTCTTTGTGGCGGCTGAGCTTTTTATGTCTTAAGCCTGGTCTCACCTCCCTCCAGACGGCCCAGCAGCGTCTGTGTGCCTGCAAATCACGTGTATGTTAAGGGCCAGattggatgtgagaggtggaccataaagcaagctgagcaccaaagaactgatgcttttgaactgtggtgctggagaagactcttgagagtcccttggactgcaaggagatcagaccagtccatcctaaaggaactcagtctgagtaatcattggaaggactgatgctgaagctaaaactccaatactctggccacctgatgcagagttgactcagtgg
Coding sequences within it:
- the PGGHG gene encoding protein-glucosylgalactosylhydroxylysine glucosidase — translated: MEDAGKDATRFTAHSLPSDPRLLATVTNSYLGTRVYHETLHVSGVYNGALGDTHRAILPSPLNVQLEAPAGTEEQLTKTYTLDTNTGSFLHTLEGPSFRASQRIYAHRTLPHVLAFSVSITRLAKGSWPVTVRLQSAFSPESPDLDLHLGPDFQGARYLCGRTLSPEQPGGARQEVHLLWTPVPPALTLGEGQEDATWEFLTVVGGSQAEAQACLTEALQLQARHALYTAHAQAWAQLWADCGLDVEGPLALRQALRGALYYLLSALPQPGAPARDCHGLSPGGLSNGSRGECYWGHVFWDQDLWVLPGLLLLHPEASKALLQYRIRTLGGALDNARSLGYQGAKFAWESAVSGLEVCPEAIYGTQEIHVNGAVVLAFQLYYHATQDLALFREAGGWDVVRAVAEFWCSRVEWSPEEEKYHLKGVMPPDEYHPGVNNSVYTNVLVQNSLRFAAALAQDLGHPVPNQWLVVADKIKVPFDPKLNFHPEFDGYQPGEEVKQADVVLLGYPVPFPLSPHVRRQNLEIYEAVTSPHGPAMTWSMFAVGWMELKDPGRARALLERSFANVTEPFKVWTENADGSGAVNFLTGMGGFLQAVLFGVTGFRITRAGLAFDPMCPVGVSGVCVSGISYQGSRLDFSLSAGLVTVEVTAQAGTWAPSLEAELWPSRTRLPLPPGRRVCFPCSAGRIQRSGL
- the IFITM5 gene encoding interferon-induced transmembrane protein 5, whose translation is MDTSYPREDPGAPTPRRADGSAHTALALGAPRPPPRDHLIWSVFSTLYLNLCCLGFLALAYSIKARDQKVAGDLEAARRLGSKAKCYNILATMWALVPPLLLLVLVVTGALHLSRLAKGSAAFFSTKFDDADYD